One Tachysurus fulvidraco isolate hzauxx_2018 chromosome 2, HZAU_PFXX_2.0, whole genome shotgun sequence DNA segment encodes these proteins:
- the calcoco1b gene encoding calcium-binding and coiled-coil domain-containing protein 1b: MEEHWKVKFRNVAQTYFPQTRVECRYTLSSEHSWTCRDWIGLFKADWTSVRDYHTYVWALAPDDYTLGKEVNCSILFHPSYLPNPSTTPYQFVYVNESGEICAVSSQFTFNAPKPLDELVTMEEERNGEEENEGEELLLVVPRAQILQTHLEACQEELLLLQKQLRASSMELEKHRERNETESKEFEAERAEMRNEINELRERLRCSLEMIERMDEKQKDVLKSHDNISVEISSLLTERAENQQRIKDLKEDMSSVVQQKQDAEAELERMKERVKKLMMQRKDEEDERRNLQLERKHYREELRVLQERLETSECSAEVLRRDLSELGALQSQNQAELHQIRLQAAQITVQLSQANLNLREGQAAWAKERENLRRNAELDKERVQKLSHELQKKEEWLEEERTEREKLELELGNEKACNRELRASVRAMQKEREQLQLEKQELQDHIRVFRLRLENDWEATWTRAACDGRPEVISGIKSADLQRSASNKPEEAKVVNLLPSEEAEPEVEEEAGSDEEEVEPVEDKTREQEVEMKSEAQTQSEIKANILSEFADDAPLW, translated from the exons ATGGAAGAGCATTGGAAGGTGAAGTTCAGGAATGTTGCTCAGACATATTTCCCTCAAACCCGAGTGGAATGTCGATATACACTGAGCAGTGAACACAGCTGGACCTGTCGTGACTGGATCGGACTCTTCAAA GCCGACTGGACATCAGTGAGAGATTATCACACATATGTTTGGGCTCTTGCTCCTGATGATTACACACTGGGCAAAGAAGTCAACTGCAGCATCCTCTTCCACC CGTCTTACCTGCCGAACCCCAGCACTACACCCTACcagtttgtgtatgtgaatgaATCGGGGGAGATCTGTGCAGTGAGTTCTCAGTTCACTTTCAACGCTCCAAAACCTCTGGATGAATTGGTGACTATGGAGGAGGAGAGAAACGGAGAGGAAGAAAACGAGGGAGAAGAATTGCTGCTCGTAGTGCCGAGAGCTCAGATACTCCAG ACTCATCTGGAAGCCTGTCAGGAAGAactgctgctgttacagaagCAGCTCAGAGCATCCAGCATGGAACTGGAGAAACACCGAGAAAGAAATGAAACGGAGAGTAAGGAATTCGAAGCAGAAAGAGCAGAGATGAGGAACGAAATCAATGAGCTGAGAGAGCGACTGAGGTGCAGCCTGGAGATGATCGAAAGAATGGATGAGAaacagaag GATGTGTTAAAGTCTCATGACAACATTTCAGTGGAGATTAGCAGCCTGTTAACAGAAAGGGCTGAAAATCAACAACGAATCAAAGACCTGAAGGAGGACATGAGCAGCGTAGTGCAGCAGAAACAAGACGCAGAAGCCGAGTTGGAGAG GATGAAGGAGAGAGTTAAAAAGCTGATGATGCAGAGAAAGGATGAAGAGGACGAGAGGAGGAACTTACAG TTGGAGAGGAAACATTATCGTGAGGAGTTGCGAGTTCTTCAGGAGCGTCTGGAGACCAGCGAATGCAGTGCTGAGGTGTTACGACGAGATCTGAGCGAACTCGGAGCGCTGCAGAGCCAGAACCAGGCCGAGCTTCACCAGATCCGCCTGCAGGCGGCTCAAATCACGGTGCAGCTCTCACAGGCCAACCTGAACCTCCGAGAAGGACAAGCGGCCTGGGCCAAAGAGCGGGAGAACCTCCGGAGGAACGCAGAG CTGGATAAGGAACGAGTCCAGAAACTGAGTCATGAGCTGCAGAAGAAGGAAGAATGGCTTGAGGAAGAACGGACAGAGCGAGAGAAACTGGAGCTGGAGCTAGGAAACGAGAAAGCGTGCAACCGA GAGCTCCGTGCCAGTGTGAGAGCCATGCAGAAGGAGCGAGAGCAGCTACAGCTGGAGAAACAG GAGCTTCAGGATCATATCCGAGTTTTCCGGCTGCGTTTGGAGAACGATTGGGAAGCGACCTGGACTAGAGCCGCTTGTGACGGCAGGCCTGAGG TGATCAGTGGCATCAAATCAGCAGATCTGCAGCGATCCGCTTCTAACAAACCGGAAGAAGCTAAAGTGGTAAATCTGTTGCCGAGTGAAGAGGCGGAGCctgaggtggaggaggaggcggGGTCTGATGAAGAGGAGGTGGAGCCTGTGGAGGACAAGACAAGGGAGCAG gaggTGGAAATGAAGAGTGAAGCACAGACTCAGTCTGAGATCAAAGCAAACATTCTGAG TGAGTTTGCTGATGATGCCCCCTTGTGGTGA
- the LOC125140776 gene encoding retinoic acid receptor gamma-A-like isoform X2 yields MFDCVETLSVGSRPHYDVSSQSSCVLRKTSSFFSAPEAFCYNTGLQSVETRSTSSEEMIPSSPSPPPPPRVYKPCFVCQDKSSGYHYGVSSCEGCKGFFRRSIQKNMVYTCHRDKNCQINKVTRNRCQFCRLQKCFEVGMSKEAVRNDRNKKKKDVKEEVVLPENYELSGELEELVNKVSKAHRETFPSLCQLGKYTTNSSADHRVQLDLGLWDKFSELSTKCIIKIVEFAKRLPGFTSLTIADQITLLKSACLDILMLRICTRYTPEQDTMTFSDGLTLNRTQMHNAGFGPLTDLVFSFADQLLPLEMDDTETGLLSAICLICGDRMDLEEPQRVDRLQEPLLEALKIYARRRRPDKPHMFPRMLMKVTDLRGISTKGAERAITLKMEIPGPMPPLIREMLENPEVFEESLPPPAIQAIKRERIEDSEVPEEEEDEEDECAEEERERGGDSEDDEEWSILQVDVGEKKKNTTGRAH; encoded by the exons CGGTGGAGACTCGCAGTACGAGTTCTGAGGAGATGATTCCgagttctccttctcctcctcctcctcctcgagTGTATAAGccatgttttgtttgtcaggACAAATCCTCAGGATATCACTACGGAGTCAGTTCCTGTGAAGGCTGTAAG GGCTTTTTCCGTCGCAGTATTCAGAAGAACATGGTTTACACCTGCCACAGAGACAAGAACTGTCAGATCAACAAGGTGACACGGAACCGCTGTCAGTTCTGCCGCTTACAGAAGTGCTTCGAGGTCGGAATGTCTAAAGAAG cgGTGAGGAATGacagaaataagaagaagaaggatgtAAAGGAGGAAGTGGTTTTGCCAGAAAACTATGAGTTGAGTGGAGAGCTGGAGGAGTTGGTTAATAAAGTCAGTAAAGCTCATCGAGAAACGTTTCCCTCCCTGTGTCAGCTAGGAAAATACACtaca aacTCGAGTGCAGATCACAGGGTCCAACTGGATTTGGGTTTGTGGGATAAATTCAGTGAACTCTCCACTAAGTGCATCATTAAAATCGTGGAATTCGCCAAACGTTTGCCAGGTTTCACTTCACTCACCATCGCAGACCAGATCACACTCCTCAAATCTGCCTGCCTCGACATactg atgttgAGGATTTGTACTCGGTACACTCCTGAGCAGGACACCATGACCTTCTCAGACGGTTTGACTCTGAACAGAACTCAGATGCACAACGCTGGATTCGGCCCTCTGACTGACCTCGTCTTCTCCTTCGCGGATCAGCTGCTTCCTCTGGAGATGGATGATACAGAGACCGGGCTCTTGAGTGCCATCTGTCTCATCTGTGGAG atcgTATGGATTTGGAGGAGCCTCAGCGAGTGGATCGGTTACAAGAGCCTTTGCTTGAGGCGTTAAAGATCTATGCAAGGAGACGTCGCCCTGATAAACCCCACATGTTCCCTCGAATGCTGATGAAGGTTACTGACCTGCGAGGAATCAGTACTAAAg gtgCAGAACGAGCGATCACACTAAAGATGGAGATTCCCGGACCGATGCCTCCCCTCATCCGTGAAAtgctggagaacccagaggttTTCGAGGAGAGTCTTCCTCCTCCTGCCATCCAGGCCATTAAACGGGAGAGGATTGAAGACTCTGAGGTCcctgaggaagaagaggatgaggaggatgagtgtgcagaggaggagagggagagaggaggagacagtgaggatgatgaagagtGGAGCATCCTGCAAGTGGACGTgggggagaagaagaagaacacgaCGGGTAGAGCGCATTGA